TCTGTGGGTTTGGAACCAGCTCCTCCATGCTCTCCAGATGATGAACTGAAACAGAGCCACAAGAAAGCTTTCCTCCTTCCCGTGGGGTCAGGTGCTTCTGTGACAGTGGGTGCAACCGTACCCAACACCCAGCCCAAGTGGACCGAGACACATCCCTTCTGCCAGCCTCCCCACGCCCCCTTAACGTTCCGTACCCACCCCCAAGTGGACGAGACCATCCTTCTGCCAGCCTCCCCACGCCCCCTTAACGTTTGCCGCTTTACTACAGTGTGATCCGTGGGAAGcttgtttgttctctctgctctggctTCCTGATGGCCTGGGCACTCCTTAGCCTGTGTGACTGGACCCTTCCTTCACACTGCGTGGGCCTTTCAATCTCCTTGCTTCTGTCTTCTCCTTCTCTGCCCCTAACACTCCTACTTAGCGTCCTCCGGGCTCTGGACTTAGCACCTCACTCCACACTGTGGAGAGTGATCCTGTCCACTGAGAACCGGAGGAGTCCGCATTCGATAGATGATGATACATGCAGTGCCGGCACCGAAACAGAGAGGTAGATCATGATTAACAGTGGTAGCCAGGATGATGAGGACAGGACCACATTTCGTATCTTCCAAACCATAACTACAACTGCAAACTCCTTCTCAAGGAACTGAAGAAGACTGCCAACTGCATCCTGAAGGAAGGGCCCAGAGCTCTGTGGTAAAGCCGTTGCCTAGCATGAACACAGCCCTGAATTGACAGCAgaactgaaaaagcaaaacacagtTGAGTTGAATCCTTTTATCTAAGTTCTGAGTTCAGGTAggtgttctttttttaatatatatatttttttattaagagatttttttctattcattttacataccaagcacagattctgctgtcctccctcctcctgccccccagccttccccccaacccacctcctccaaggcaaggtctcccatggggagtcagcagagcctggaacattcagttgaggcaggtccaagcccctccttcctgtaccaaggctgcacaaagtgtcccaccataggcactaggttccaaaaagccagctcatgcacaggtcctgatcccactgcctgggagccccaGGTAgatattcttaaaagaaaaacttcacaCATGCTCAGTGAGGCACTTTATTGGAAATTGGATACATACATCAATGAAATAAGATCAAAGTAAGCATCATTTGACACAATACTACCCTAATATCTATGCTATCTTCTTACATAATAATAGATCCCAAGATGCCCCTGACTTGGGTATCAAAGGGCAAGCTTTAATAGTCTAGAAATAtctctatataaatataaacCAGAGCATCTAAAATAACCATCGTTGTTTTGAGTCAGGTTCAAGAGTCCTGGGAAATCTCTTAAAATAATAAGTACTTTAGATGGCTGACGGAAGGGCTTGTAACTCAGAACACGGCCCCAAGTTCTCCAGTGCcacaaaaaaaatgactaaacaaAAACACGAAGCTAACGACAACAAAGTTCAGGGAGAGGGAAATtctctcctggggggggggggggcacacaaagGGGCTGGAATGCTGGGCAGAAAACTCAGCCACCCTGCATTTCCAACACTGCTTGAGCGTCAAAGCCAACAGAGACGTGAGACTCGGTGCGGAAAGCGAGTCACGGCACTGACTCCTTGGGCACTGTGAAATTACAGCAAAGCTCTCCTTCGGGTTACATGGGGCAGAGATTGGCAGAGAAGTTTATGAAACTtgtgctcatctctctctctctctgccatacCAGCTCCTTCTCCCCAACAGAGAAAAACGGAAGAAGTTTCACAAATCAAAGGTTTGATTTGCTGAGGATGGGGTAGACTTGCACGGTTTGGTGCGAGGGGCCCTGGCCAAAGCTGCTCTTTCCCAGTCTCCCTCACCTCCTTTACCGTCAGCAGCTTCAAGGATCTTTGGTTCTGCAAAGCTTCTCACTGCACGGCACACATCTGTGTGGCTTCACTGCTCACCAACAGCATTCACTTCCATTAAGTCACATGGTTCTCAACCCTGGGAAGCGGGAGGCAGGGACCATGACCCCTGGTTGAAAGCTAAGGAGCTTGGTACCACAGCATTAGGTCCCTTGGTCAAATCCACACTGTCAGTCAGCTGCAGAATCAAAACTAAAATGCAAGTCCAACTCCTGTGTCTTCCCCGCTGTCTCTCTGAGAACAGGCTGGGGGAGAGACCTGTGTCCTTATCACACGCCATCCCACTTTCAATGGTCTCAGGCAGCCCCATTGAGAACCGGATGAGTCCGCATTCGATAGATGATGACTGCAGTGGCCGGGCACAGAAACAAGGATGTCATGACGACGATGGTAGCCAGGATGATGAGGACAATGGCCCAGATATCCAGGATGTGCTTGGGAAGGAGGACATCGACAGGTGATTGGCTGATAGCATCCATGTCGGCCCTGGAATGGACAGGAAAGGAAAGTCAGTTTCGAGCACCCTCTCCCTGCCACCCTCCTAGGAAGGAGATCTCCAGAAGTCAGAGTTGCTGTGATCTTTAGTGGTGTGATGGCATCATTTGCCACAGCATCCCATTACCAAGAACATGCAAAACACTTTTTAATATTGCtttttattacgtgtgtgtgcacacaagtgcacatgtcTGCATTCATACGTGTTTCTGCAGAGACCAAAAGAagatgtcaggtcccctgcagTCAGAGTTATAAGTGGTTCTGAGCCGCCTGACCTGTTGTGGGCtgtgtcctttgcaaaagcagcaagtgctcttaaccacagagccacctctcctgcccttATGCGAGGCACTTTATGACTACTAATTCAGTCTATCCTCATATCAGTTACCAATCCAATGATAAGGGGCTCCAATAACTATTCATGTTAGGTTTCTTAGCCTTTATCTTCAGTTATTCCCATGATTCCCGTATTCCATTGATTGACAATAGAAATCAAAGCCATGTAGATGTCATGAATTTGGCCTAGGAAATAAACCCAGATAGATGAACTTTTCATGCTTATTGTTTAAACTACCAGTCTGTTTCCCTCATCCATAAAGTGATAGCTCACTGTTTTTGCTGTGTCCcattgcttttttgggggggagggaaaataggtgtgtacatatgcacatgaacatgtatgtTCTGGGGGTGGAAGATATAGGACAAGGACAACCTtgaatgtcattcctcaggtgttaTCTATCTTGCtttggggtgttttttgtttttttttttttaaatagcagccatattttttttaattaggcaggaagtagaaaagaaagcCCCTATACAGGGCCATATTCAAGGCATCTTTGGGTTTCATGGGGTTAAGGAAGACAAAGTGTTTGGAAAATCCAAGTGACCCCTGAATTTTATACTGTGGCCCCTCACAGCCCTCATCTCGGCAGAACCTGGTATTATGCACTGGAACCCTGGGGCAGGAAAAACAacactttctttcctcttcttaaaaCTGTTGACAGCCACGTGGTAACATCGAGAAACACAAGCAAGAACGGTGGCACACGAGGCACTGTGGGAAAGCTGGCAGAGCGCATTTGTCACCATCCTAACCGGCTCCACTCAGCTCCAGCTACCAGTGCACAACGTGGTTTCCGAGtcggggtctctcactgggacctaggGCTTGTAGATTCAGTTTGGCAGActgccagcaagctccagggatctgcctgcctctggctccctggttctgggattataagtgtgcactACTACATCCAGCTTTTTACACAGACACTGGGAATTGGACTTAGGTCCTGTTGTTTGTGGCAAGCACTCTAACAAATGAggcaactttcttttttctacagAAAGCCTGCCTACTTATTCCTTGT
The genomic region above belongs to Peromyscus leucopus breed LL Stock chromosome 19, UCI_PerLeu_2.1, whole genome shotgun sequence and contains:
- the Smim3 gene encoding small integral membrane protein 3; the encoded protein is MDAISQSPVDVLLPKHILDIWAIVLIILATIVVMTSLFLCPATAVIIYRMRTHPVLNGAA